One Megalopta genalis isolate 19385.01 chromosome 5, iyMegGena1_principal, whole genome shotgun sequence DNA window includes the following coding sequences:
- the LOC117220946 gene encoding uncharacterized protein LOC117220946 isoform X1 has protein sequence MWLKSALLLCCVLASVLAEDKAQTKQPVKIEEFVTSHKLPESLARRTQFNDDEDEDVVDVESRAVSKDSKHAKKVVPRLESFDKKPDQVRRFDFGEDEKANAKRQVRVELENFSDTGVLQEDGVRRGDGHRSRSEGQRDSVIPGVRVSDEYPTTMMPLLTTPREARGFDFVPVNIIRDDGKETSFRDRNFGDFSDVSLVPAGTNSRIQVKKGPNGKDYEYEYVYYYYNYEDEDESKAGSADSSVTNSHDVPSRTTSAPRRGGSSAANRNKYSSVERSTVEPASNEVIPNRNGNRGRQLTEAEDVSEERLPANTRFPPRSRSNHNTGTTEPSRTRGNRPRPSLDLVDSSSFRTHQEGPEFPQVLPKGPVRFLGVTPNEEAEDKTSSKGRGRPHRVQEPAPVEEEVDDSPLPTTRRRPISSTPSSEVNNRKIVEDETKSSSRSVEQAESKEESSAERSKERGSLERGSLEKQDSEEQDSSSTSPSTASVTTDSPTTEYPSAMDKVALDLYAFVQQGQNNLVEASSSEPTSDGTTLAEEPTTTDLAATTESTGTTLTVDLTTTAEPTTTTTTTTTTTTTTTTTTTTEAPTSTTQAAGRGKFRRPGLGGPATSRNRFKSNGGGSTTTTESPEPTQRTRNRFGGNGSNGGFKRARPGHKQPVEEDAVQKESASSVHAERPSTTNGRGRFRGTGTTRATISTTTSSPTNGAGSTSSTNGVPRPTFNKLNLNRRRGRPTTTAPNTSEESQDSKETAKETTQEAVTTAPKTTVRARLPVPGARPPVIKPGGVRLNPRQKPGQPTTTSTTTPAVPADTSGEASIEEPAGEGTEEETHEAPAETSPPPTKSTTVNPLNKLRNRNRLQVHPKSTTRSPVTLPARRSPLLPRRKVTEAPVVQTSQEEVSEEPQSSSSETESTEATSAETSTAASTRHEETRGLSGLLAPRRRIAPRRPGQIVSRE, from the exons ATGTGGCTGAAATCGGCGCTCCT ATTATGCTGCGTCCTCGCTAGCGTCCTAGCGGAGGACAAGGCTCAGACGAAGCAGCCGGTGAAAATCGAAG AATTTGTCACATCTCACAAGCTGCCGGAGAGCCTAGCCAGGCGGACGCAGTtcaacgacgacgaagacgaggaCGTGGTGGACGTCGAGAGCAGGGCTGTCTCGAAGGACAGCAAACACGCGAAGAAAGTGGTGCCGCGACTCGAGAGCTTTGATAAGAAGCCGGACCAAGTACGCCGGTTCGATTTCGGCGAGGACGAGAAAGCGAACGCGAAGAGGCAAGTGCGAGTGGAGCTGGAGAACTTCAGCGACACTGGAGTCCTCCAGGAAGACGGTGTCAGGAGAGGTGACGGGCATAGGTCGCGTTCCGAAGGTCAGAGGGATTCCGTCATACCTGGAGTCCGCGTCAG CGACGAATACCCCACGACCATGATGCCGTTGCTGACGACGCCTCGCGAGGCACGCGGCTTCGACTTCGTCCCGGTGAACATTATCCGTGACGATGGCAAGGAGACCTCGTTCCGAGATCGCAACTTCGGCGACTTCAGCGACGTCAGTTTAGTTCCGGCCGGCACGAACTCGAGAATCCAG GTAAAGAAAGGGCCGAACGGCAAGGACTACGAATACGAGtacgtatattattattacaactaTGAAGACGAGGATGAAAGTAAGGCCGGTTCGGCGGACTCTTCCGTCACCAATTCTCACGACGTTCCTTCTAGGACGACGTCCGCGCCTAGGCGCGGCGGATCGTCCGCCGCCAACAGGAACAAGTACAGTAGCGTGGAACGGAGCACCGTCGAGCCAGCCAGCAACGAAGTCATACCGAACAGAAACGGGAACCGGGGACGGCAGTTAACCGAGGCCGAAGACGTCTCCGAGGAAAGATTGCCTGCCAACACCAGGTTCCCACCCAG GTCCAGATCGAACCACAACACGGGTACCACAGAACCTTCGAGGACCCGTGGTAACCGTCCCCGACCTAGCCTGGACCTGGTGGACTCGAGCAGCTTCAGGACCCATCAGGAGGGGCCCGAGTTCCCTCAAGTGCTGCCTAAGGGTCCTGTCAGATTCCTGGGAGTAACACCGAACGAAGAGGCTGAGGACAAGACTAGTAGCAAGGGTAGAGGCAGACCACATAGAGTCCAGGAGCCTGCGCCAGTGGAAGAGGAAGTAGACGACTCGCCTCTTCCCACTACCAGGAGGAGACCAATAAGCAGCACGCCGTCATCCGAGGTGAATAATCGAAAGATA GTGGAAGACGAGACCAAGAGCAGCTCGAGATCGGTCGAGCAAGCAGAAAGCAAAGAGGAATCCTCTGCTGAAAGAAGCAAAGAGAGAGGTTCCCTGGAGAGAGGCTCCCTGGAGAAACAGGACTCGGAGGAGCAGGACTCCTCCTCGACCTCCCCGAGCACCGCCTCTGTTACTACCGACAGTCCAACGACAGAGTACCCATCAGCCATGGATAAGGTAGCTCTGGACTTGTACGCCTTCGTGCAGCAGGGTCAGAACAACCTGGTCGAGGCTTCCAGTAGCGAACCCACATCGGATGGGACTACCCTAGCCGAGGAACCGACTACCACCGACTTGGCAGCTACCACTGAATCCACCGGTACAACGTTGACCGTCGATCTCACCACGACGGCCGAACCAACGACTACTACTACAACTACCACCACCACTACAACGACAACGACCACTACAACCACCACTGAAGCCCCCACGTCTACTACGCAAGCTGCTGGAAGGGGCAAGTTCAGGAGGCCTGGACTAGGTGGACCGGCCACCTCACGTAACCG ATTCAAGTCGAACGGAGGCGGCAGTACAACCACCACCGAGTCCCCAGAGCCTACCCAGCGTACCCGAAATCGCTTTGGAGGGAACGGGTCGAATGGCGGGTTCAAGAGAGCAAGACCAGGTCACAAGCAGCCTGTGGAAGAGGATGCTGTGCAAAAGGAGAGCGCTAGTTCAGTCCATGCTGAACGACCGTCTACCACAAATGGTCGCGGAAGGTTCCGTGGTACCGGGACAACCAGGGCAACCATCTCCACAACCACAAGCTCGCCCACGAATGGCGCCGGATCGACTTCCTCCACCAATGGCGTGCCTAGACCAACGTTCAACAAGCTGAACCTCAACAGACGTCGCGGCAGACCAACGACCACGGCGCCGAACACCAGCGAGGAGAGCCAGGACTCCAAAGAGACTGCTAAGGAGACGACCCAAGAGGCTGTCACGACTGCCCCTAAGACCACAGTCAGAGCGAGACTTCCGGTACCTGGAGCCAGGCCACCAGTTATCAAGCCCGGCGGAGTCCGATTGAATCCAAGACAGAAACCAGGACAGCCTACCACTACCAGCACCACCACGCCAGCTGTGCCTGCGGACACTTCGGGAGAAGCTTCAATAGAAGAGCCTGCGGGAGAGGGCACCGAGGAGGAGACCCACGAA GCGCCAGCAGAAACCAGCCCGCCGCCGACCAAGTCGACGACGGTGAATCCCCTAAACAAGCTGCGCAACCGCAACCGTCTGCAAGTGCACCCGAAGTCGACGACCAGGTCTCCGGTGACTTTGCCTGCTAGGAGGTCACCTTTGCTACCGCGGCGCAAGGTAACGGAAGCGCCCGTAGTGCAGACCAGCCAGGAAGAAGTCTCCGAGGAACCGCAGTCGTCCAGTAGCGAAACGGAATCGACTGAGGCGACATCTGCCGAAACCAGCACCGCGGCCAGCACGAGACACGAGGAGACGCGTGGACTGAGTGGCCTGCTGGCCCCCAGGCGCAGGATAGCGCCCCGACGCCCTGGACAGATCGTCTCCCGGGAATAG
- the LOC117220946 gene encoding uncharacterized protein LOC117220946 isoform X3 encodes MWLKSALLLCCVLASVLAEDKAQTKQPVKIEEFVTSHKLPESLARRTQFNDDEDEDVVDVESRAVSKDSKHAKKVVPRLESFDKKPDQVRRFDFGEDEKANAKRQVRVELENFSDTGVLQEDGVRRGDGHRSRSEGQRDSVIPGVRVSDEYPTTMMPLLTTPREARGFDFVPVNIIRDDGKETSFRDRNFGDFSDVSLVPAGTNSRIQVKKGPNGKDYEYETTSAPRRGGSSAANRNKYSSVERSTVEPASNEVIPNRNGNRGRQLTEAEDVSEERLPANTRFPPRSRSNHNTGTTEPSRTRGNRPRPSLDLVDSSSFRTHQEGPEFPQVLPKGPVRFLGVTPNEEAEDKTSSKGRGRPHRVQEPAPVEEEVDDSPLPTTRRRPISSTPSSEVNNRKIVEDETKSSSRSVEQAESKEESSAERSKERGSLERGSLEKQDSEEQDSSSTSPSTASVTTDSPTTEYPSAMDKVALDLYAFVQQGQNNLVEASSSEPTSDGTTLAEEPTTTDLAATTESTGTTLTVDLTTTAEPTTTTTTTTTTTTTTTTTTTTEAPTSTTQAAGRGKFRRPGLGGPATSRNRFKSNGGGSTTTTESPEPTQRTRNRFGGNGSNGGFKRARPGHKQPVEEDAVQKESASSVHAERPSTTNGRGRFRGTGTTRATISTTTSSPTNGAGSTSSTNGVPRPTFNKLNLNRRRGRPTTTAPNTSEESQDSKETAKETTQEAVTTAPKTTVRARLPVPGARPPVIKPGGVRLNPRQKPGQPTTTSTTTPAVPADTSGEASIEEPAGEGTEEETHEAPAETSPPPTKSTTVNPLNKLRNRNRLQVHPKSTTRSPVTLPARRSPLLPRRKVTEAPVVQTSQEEVSEEPQSSSSETESTEATSAETSTAASTRHEETRGLSGLLAPRRRIAPRRPGQIVSRE; translated from the exons ATGTGGCTGAAATCGGCGCTCCT ATTATGCTGCGTCCTCGCTAGCGTCCTAGCGGAGGACAAGGCTCAGACGAAGCAGCCGGTGAAAATCGAAG AATTTGTCACATCTCACAAGCTGCCGGAGAGCCTAGCCAGGCGGACGCAGTtcaacgacgacgaagacgaggaCGTGGTGGACGTCGAGAGCAGGGCTGTCTCGAAGGACAGCAAACACGCGAAGAAAGTGGTGCCGCGACTCGAGAGCTTTGATAAGAAGCCGGACCAAGTACGCCGGTTCGATTTCGGCGAGGACGAGAAAGCGAACGCGAAGAGGCAAGTGCGAGTGGAGCTGGAGAACTTCAGCGACACTGGAGTCCTCCAGGAAGACGGTGTCAGGAGAGGTGACGGGCATAGGTCGCGTTCCGAAGGTCAGAGGGATTCCGTCATACCTGGAGTCCGCGTCAG CGACGAATACCCCACGACCATGATGCCGTTGCTGACGACGCCTCGCGAGGCACGCGGCTTCGACTTCGTCCCGGTGAACATTATCCGTGACGATGGCAAGGAGACCTCGTTCCGAGATCGCAACTTCGGCGACTTCAGCGACGTCAGTTTAGTTCCGGCCGGCACGAACTCGAGAATCCAG GTAAAGAAAGGGCCGAACGGCAAGGACTACGAATACGA GACGACGTCCGCGCCTAGGCGCGGCGGATCGTCCGCCGCCAACAGGAACAAGTACAGTAGCGTGGAACGGAGCACCGTCGAGCCAGCCAGCAACGAAGTCATACCGAACAGAAACGGGAACCGGGGACGGCAGTTAACCGAGGCCGAAGACGTCTCCGAGGAAAGATTGCCTGCCAACACCAGGTTCCCACCCAG GTCCAGATCGAACCACAACACGGGTACCACAGAACCTTCGAGGACCCGTGGTAACCGTCCCCGACCTAGCCTGGACCTGGTGGACTCGAGCAGCTTCAGGACCCATCAGGAGGGGCCCGAGTTCCCTCAAGTGCTGCCTAAGGGTCCTGTCAGATTCCTGGGAGTAACACCGAACGAAGAGGCTGAGGACAAGACTAGTAGCAAGGGTAGAGGCAGACCACATAGAGTCCAGGAGCCTGCGCCAGTGGAAGAGGAAGTAGACGACTCGCCTCTTCCCACTACCAGGAGGAGACCAATAAGCAGCACGCCGTCATCCGAGGTGAATAATCGAAAGATA GTGGAAGACGAGACCAAGAGCAGCTCGAGATCGGTCGAGCAAGCAGAAAGCAAAGAGGAATCCTCTGCTGAAAGAAGCAAAGAGAGAGGTTCCCTGGAGAGAGGCTCCCTGGAGAAACAGGACTCGGAGGAGCAGGACTCCTCCTCGACCTCCCCGAGCACCGCCTCTGTTACTACCGACAGTCCAACGACAGAGTACCCATCAGCCATGGATAAGGTAGCTCTGGACTTGTACGCCTTCGTGCAGCAGGGTCAGAACAACCTGGTCGAGGCTTCCAGTAGCGAACCCACATCGGATGGGACTACCCTAGCCGAGGAACCGACTACCACCGACTTGGCAGCTACCACTGAATCCACCGGTACAACGTTGACCGTCGATCTCACCACGACGGCCGAACCAACGACTACTACTACAACTACCACCACCACTACAACGACAACGACCACTACAACCACCACTGAAGCCCCCACGTCTACTACGCAAGCTGCTGGAAGGGGCAAGTTCAGGAGGCCTGGACTAGGTGGACCGGCCACCTCACGTAACCG ATTCAAGTCGAACGGAGGCGGCAGTACAACCACCACCGAGTCCCCAGAGCCTACCCAGCGTACCCGAAATCGCTTTGGAGGGAACGGGTCGAATGGCGGGTTCAAGAGAGCAAGACCAGGTCACAAGCAGCCTGTGGAAGAGGATGCTGTGCAAAAGGAGAGCGCTAGTTCAGTCCATGCTGAACGACCGTCTACCACAAATGGTCGCGGAAGGTTCCGTGGTACCGGGACAACCAGGGCAACCATCTCCACAACCACAAGCTCGCCCACGAATGGCGCCGGATCGACTTCCTCCACCAATGGCGTGCCTAGACCAACGTTCAACAAGCTGAACCTCAACAGACGTCGCGGCAGACCAACGACCACGGCGCCGAACACCAGCGAGGAGAGCCAGGACTCCAAAGAGACTGCTAAGGAGACGACCCAAGAGGCTGTCACGACTGCCCCTAAGACCACAGTCAGAGCGAGACTTCCGGTACCTGGAGCCAGGCCACCAGTTATCAAGCCCGGCGGAGTCCGATTGAATCCAAGACAGAAACCAGGACAGCCTACCACTACCAGCACCACCACGCCAGCTGTGCCTGCGGACACTTCGGGAGAAGCTTCAATAGAAGAGCCTGCGGGAGAGGGCACCGAGGAGGAGACCCACGAA GCGCCAGCAGAAACCAGCCCGCCGCCGACCAAGTCGACGACGGTGAATCCCCTAAACAAGCTGCGCAACCGCAACCGTCTGCAAGTGCACCCGAAGTCGACGACCAGGTCTCCGGTGACTTTGCCTGCTAGGAGGTCACCTTTGCTACCGCGGCGCAAGGTAACGGAAGCGCCCGTAGTGCAGACCAGCCAGGAAGAAGTCTCCGAGGAACCGCAGTCGTCCAGTAGCGAAACGGAATCGACTGAGGCGACATCTGCCGAAACCAGCACCGCGGCCAGCACGAGACACGAGGAGACGCGTGGACTGAGTGGCCTGCTGGCCCCCAGGCGCAGGATAGCGCCCCGACGCCCTGGACAGATCGTCTCCCGGGAATAG
- the LOC117220946 gene encoding uncharacterized protein LOC117220946 isoform X2, protein MWLKSALLLCCVLASVLAEDKAQTKQPVKIEEFVTSHKLPESLARRTQFNDDEDEDVVDVESRAVSKDSKHAKKVVPRLESFDKKPDQVRRFDFGEDEKANAKRQVRVELENFSDTGVLQEDGVRRGDGHRSRSEGQRDSVIPGVRVSDEYPTTMMPLLTTPREARGFDFVPVNIIRDDGKETSFRDRNFGDFSDVSLVPAGTNSRIQVKKGPNGKDYEYEYVYYYYNYEDEDESKAGSADSSVTNSHDVPSRTTSAPRRGGSSAANRNKYSSVERSTVEPASNEVIPNRNGNRGRQLTEAEDVSEERLPANTRFPPRSRSNHNTGTTEPSRTRGNRPRPSLDLVDSSSFRTHQEGPEFPQVLPKGPVRFLGVTPNEEAEDKTSSKGRGRPHRVQEPAPVEEEVDDSPLPTTRRRPISSTPSSEVEDETKSSSRSVEQAESKEESSAERSKERGSLERGSLEKQDSEEQDSSSTSPSTASVTTDSPTTEYPSAMDKVALDLYAFVQQGQNNLVEASSSEPTSDGTTLAEEPTTTDLAATTESTGTTLTVDLTTTAEPTTTTTTTTTTTTTTTTTTTTEAPTSTTQAAGRGKFRRPGLGGPATSRNRFKSNGGGSTTTTESPEPTQRTRNRFGGNGSNGGFKRARPGHKQPVEEDAVQKESASSVHAERPSTTNGRGRFRGTGTTRATISTTTSSPTNGAGSTSSTNGVPRPTFNKLNLNRRRGRPTTTAPNTSEESQDSKETAKETTQEAVTTAPKTTVRARLPVPGARPPVIKPGGVRLNPRQKPGQPTTTSTTTPAVPADTSGEASIEEPAGEGTEEETHEAPAETSPPPTKSTTVNPLNKLRNRNRLQVHPKSTTRSPVTLPARRSPLLPRRKVTEAPVVQTSQEEVSEEPQSSSSETESTEATSAETSTAASTRHEETRGLSGLLAPRRRIAPRRPGQIVSRE, encoded by the exons ATGTGGCTGAAATCGGCGCTCCT ATTATGCTGCGTCCTCGCTAGCGTCCTAGCGGAGGACAAGGCTCAGACGAAGCAGCCGGTGAAAATCGAAG AATTTGTCACATCTCACAAGCTGCCGGAGAGCCTAGCCAGGCGGACGCAGTtcaacgacgacgaagacgaggaCGTGGTGGACGTCGAGAGCAGGGCTGTCTCGAAGGACAGCAAACACGCGAAGAAAGTGGTGCCGCGACTCGAGAGCTTTGATAAGAAGCCGGACCAAGTACGCCGGTTCGATTTCGGCGAGGACGAGAAAGCGAACGCGAAGAGGCAAGTGCGAGTGGAGCTGGAGAACTTCAGCGACACTGGAGTCCTCCAGGAAGACGGTGTCAGGAGAGGTGACGGGCATAGGTCGCGTTCCGAAGGTCAGAGGGATTCCGTCATACCTGGAGTCCGCGTCAG CGACGAATACCCCACGACCATGATGCCGTTGCTGACGACGCCTCGCGAGGCACGCGGCTTCGACTTCGTCCCGGTGAACATTATCCGTGACGATGGCAAGGAGACCTCGTTCCGAGATCGCAACTTCGGCGACTTCAGCGACGTCAGTTTAGTTCCGGCCGGCACGAACTCGAGAATCCAG GTAAAGAAAGGGCCGAACGGCAAGGACTACGAATACGAGtacgtatattattattacaactaTGAAGACGAGGATGAAAGTAAGGCCGGTTCGGCGGACTCTTCCGTCACCAATTCTCACGACGTTCCTTCTAGGACGACGTCCGCGCCTAGGCGCGGCGGATCGTCCGCCGCCAACAGGAACAAGTACAGTAGCGTGGAACGGAGCACCGTCGAGCCAGCCAGCAACGAAGTCATACCGAACAGAAACGGGAACCGGGGACGGCAGTTAACCGAGGCCGAAGACGTCTCCGAGGAAAGATTGCCTGCCAACACCAGGTTCCCACCCAG GTCCAGATCGAACCACAACACGGGTACCACAGAACCTTCGAGGACCCGTGGTAACCGTCCCCGACCTAGCCTGGACCTGGTGGACTCGAGCAGCTTCAGGACCCATCAGGAGGGGCCCGAGTTCCCTCAAGTGCTGCCTAAGGGTCCTGTCAGATTCCTGGGAGTAACACCGAACGAAGAGGCTGAGGACAAGACTAGTAGCAAGGGTAGAGGCAGACCACATAGAGTCCAGGAGCCTGCGCCAGTGGAAGAGGAAGTAGACGACTCGCCTCTTCCCACTACCAGGAGGAGACCAATAAGCAGCACGCCGTCATCCGAG GTGGAAGACGAGACCAAGAGCAGCTCGAGATCGGTCGAGCAAGCAGAAAGCAAAGAGGAATCCTCTGCTGAAAGAAGCAAAGAGAGAGGTTCCCTGGAGAGAGGCTCCCTGGAGAAACAGGACTCGGAGGAGCAGGACTCCTCCTCGACCTCCCCGAGCACCGCCTCTGTTACTACCGACAGTCCAACGACAGAGTACCCATCAGCCATGGATAAGGTAGCTCTGGACTTGTACGCCTTCGTGCAGCAGGGTCAGAACAACCTGGTCGAGGCTTCCAGTAGCGAACCCACATCGGATGGGACTACCCTAGCCGAGGAACCGACTACCACCGACTTGGCAGCTACCACTGAATCCACCGGTACAACGTTGACCGTCGATCTCACCACGACGGCCGAACCAACGACTACTACTACAACTACCACCACCACTACAACGACAACGACCACTACAACCACCACTGAAGCCCCCACGTCTACTACGCAAGCTGCTGGAAGGGGCAAGTTCAGGAGGCCTGGACTAGGTGGACCGGCCACCTCACGTAACCG ATTCAAGTCGAACGGAGGCGGCAGTACAACCACCACCGAGTCCCCAGAGCCTACCCAGCGTACCCGAAATCGCTTTGGAGGGAACGGGTCGAATGGCGGGTTCAAGAGAGCAAGACCAGGTCACAAGCAGCCTGTGGAAGAGGATGCTGTGCAAAAGGAGAGCGCTAGTTCAGTCCATGCTGAACGACCGTCTACCACAAATGGTCGCGGAAGGTTCCGTGGTACCGGGACAACCAGGGCAACCATCTCCACAACCACAAGCTCGCCCACGAATGGCGCCGGATCGACTTCCTCCACCAATGGCGTGCCTAGACCAACGTTCAACAAGCTGAACCTCAACAGACGTCGCGGCAGACCAACGACCACGGCGCCGAACACCAGCGAGGAGAGCCAGGACTCCAAAGAGACTGCTAAGGAGACGACCCAAGAGGCTGTCACGACTGCCCCTAAGACCACAGTCAGAGCGAGACTTCCGGTACCTGGAGCCAGGCCACCAGTTATCAAGCCCGGCGGAGTCCGATTGAATCCAAGACAGAAACCAGGACAGCCTACCACTACCAGCACCACCACGCCAGCTGTGCCTGCGGACACTTCGGGAGAAGCTTCAATAGAAGAGCCTGCGGGAGAGGGCACCGAGGAGGAGACCCACGAA GCGCCAGCAGAAACCAGCCCGCCGCCGACCAAGTCGACGACGGTGAATCCCCTAAACAAGCTGCGCAACCGCAACCGTCTGCAAGTGCACCCGAAGTCGACGACCAGGTCTCCGGTGACTTTGCCTGCTAGGAGGTCACCTTTGCTACCGCGGCGCAAGGTAACGGAAGCGCCCGTAGTGCAGACCAGCCAGGAAGAAGTCTCCGAGGAACCGCAGTCGTCCAGTAGCGAAACGGAATCGACTGAGGCGACATCTGCCGAAACCAGCACCGCGGCCAGCACGAGACACGAGGAGACGCGTGGACTGAGTGGCCTGCTGGCCCCCAGGCGCAGGATAGCGCCCCGACGCCCTGGACAGATCGTCTCCCGGGAATAG